From the Rhinatrema bivittatum chromosome 3, aRhiBiv1.1, whole genome shotgun sequence genome, one window contains:
- the SMAGP gene encoding small cell adhesion glycoprotein isoform X1: protein MAEPVTSSVAEELTTPVLKTPTSHSSDPEDINMAIIAGVIAVVFITLLTVLVLIIVYLYKHKGSYVTNEQPDEANKALQMESNSVPEDKQEYYM from the exons ATGGCTGAACCTGTAACCAGCTCTGTTGCAGAAG AACTGACTACACCCGTCCTCAAGACACCAACAAGCCACTCTTCAGACCCTGAGGATATCAACATGGCCATTATCGCAG gTGTAATTGCTGTGGTCTTTATCACGTTATTAACTGTCCTGGTCCTCATCATCGTTTACCTCTACAAGCACAAAGGCAGCTACGTCACTAATGAGCAGCCTGATGAAGCTAACAAGGCACTCCAGATGGAAAGCAACTCTGtgccagaggacaagcaggaataTTATATGTGA
- the SMAGP gene encoding small cell adhesion glycoprotein isoform X2 translates to MAEPVTSSVAEGVIAVVFITLLTVLVLIIVYLYKHKGSYVTNEQPDEANKALQMESNSVPEDKQEYYM, encoded by the exons ATGGCTGAACCTGTAACCAGCTCTGTTGCAGAAG gTGTAATTGCTGTGGTCTTTATCACGTTATTAACTGTCCTGGTCCTCATCATCGTTTACCTCTACAAGCACAAAGGCAGCTACGTCACTAATGAGCAGCCTGATGAAGCTAACAAGGCACTCCAGATGGAAAGCAACTCTGtgccagaggacaagcaggaataTTATATGTGA